The Triplophysa rosa linkage group LG15, Trosa_1v2, whole genome shotgun sequence genome has a segment encoding these proteins:
- the txlnba gene encoding beta-taxilin isoform X2 — MMEGTDQTTNEQVNGTEEMPADPMEDFSRQLEDIINTYGSASSLMQEQISILESEERREEAKADETTTPKEPGGAGPEEQKDDSKLIKGLGKEATSLLQSLNKLSSPEEKVEMVLKKYTELVEKHRREKQQLEKRQGLLVKQRDQIQFEHSRAILARTKLEMLCRELHKHNKTVKEESLQRLREDEMKRREITAHFQSTLVDIQAQIEQHSSRNNKLCHENSELGSKLKTLVEQYERREKSLEKIFNHRDLQQKVSDAKLEEAKMLLKEAEEKHKREKEYLLKETIEQTKKCYTMREQELQMKKQIVLYSQKFEEFQGTLSKSNEIYCTFKQEMEKMTKKMKKLEKESNIWKTRFESCNKALVEMIDERSEKAKEFEFFTVKIDRLETLCRALQDERKILYTKIKEIRLPDKAALSPLEDMPQVDELAPQLTPSPVLTAEMEKLREQQIRLQELAASLVKPIKDDVEESDSEEEEASEFALKIPAIPEDTQPEPTKQEEKPESVVVTEEKPLPPNLEPSKPETEPKPPQKPLQPEIIEQQTGKQESTKQEPKQEVTKVEAIKQETCESEPAKAEKEAKAPQEPLQPEFTEPQTEKQESTQEEPKQEDVAKVEVVKQEPSESEPAKPQTESKPSPREPLQAEFTEPQTEKQESTQEEPKQEDVAKVEVVKQEPSESEPAKPQTESKPSPREPLQAEITEPQTEKQESTQEEPKQEDVAKVEVVKQEPSESEPAKPQTESKPSPREPLQAEITEPQPEKQESAKEETKQEDLTKVEATKQDTSELQPTELVVKKEGIREEKNAEDVKSEFPETEANEENVQKEHVASDGAKAQAAKPKAPKSQEAKSKTSKPQPKKQGSSKKKGSAKGGNKS, encoded by the exons ATGATGGAGGGCACTGACCAGACCACCAATGAACAAGTCAATGGCACAGAGGAGATGCCAGCGGACCCCATGGAGGACTTCAgcaggcagctagaggatattaTCAACACATATGGCTCGGCATCAAGCCTGATGCAAGAGCAGATCTCCATCCTGGAAAGTGAGGAAAGGAGAGAGGAAGCGAAGGCAGATGAAACAACCACCCCCAAAGAGCCAGGTGGAGCCGGTCCAGAGGAGCAAAAAGATGATTCAAAACTGATCAAGGGCCTTG GTAAAGAGGCCACGTCTTTATTGCAAAGCCTGAACAAGCTCAGCTCACCAGAAGAGAAAGTGGAAATGGTGTTGAAGAAATACACCGAGCTG GTGGAGAAACACAGGAGAGAGAAGCAGCAGCTGGAGAAGAGACAGGGTCTTTTGGTCAAGCAGAGAGACCAGATCCAATTCGAGCACAGTCGTGCCATCCTGGCCCGAACCAAGCTGGAGATGCTCTGTAGAGAACTtcataaacataacaaaacagtgAAG GAGGAGAGTCTGCAAAGGCTGCGGGAGGATGAGATGAAGCGGAGGGAGATCACTGCTCATTTCCAGAGCACACTAGTGGACATTCAGGCTCAGATCGAGCAGCACAGCAGCCGTAACAACAAGCTGTGTCATGAGAACAGCGAGCTGGGCAGCAAACTCAAGACCCTTGTAGAACAGTATGAGAGAAGAGAAAAG AGTTTAGAGAAGATCTTCAACCACAGAGATCTACAGCAGAAAGTGTCTGATGCCAAGCTGGAAGAAGCAAAAATGCTGCTTAAGGAAGCAGAAGAGAAGCACAAGAGAGAGAAGGAATAT TTGCTTAAAGAGACAAttgaacaaacaaagaaatgctaCACTATGAGGGAGCAGGAGTTACAGATGAAGAAACAG ATTGTGTTGTACTCCCAAAAGTTTGAGGAGTTTCAGGGGACACTGTCGAAGAGCAATGAGATTTACTGTACTTTCAAACAGGAAATGGAAAAG ATGACAAAGAAGATGAAGAAACTGGAGAAGGAGTCAAATATATGGAAGACACGGTTTGAAAGCTGCAACAAAGCTCTTGTTGAAATGATAGATGAG AGATCAGAAAAGGCTAAAGAGTTTGAATTCTTCACTGTGAAGATCGACCGCCTGGAGACTTTGTGCCGAGCCCTGCAGGATGAGAGAAAAATCCTGTACACTAAGATTAAAGAGATCCGTCTCCCAGACAAAGCAGCCTTATCACCGCTGGAGGACATGCCACAGGTGGATGAGCTCGCTCCACAGCTCACTCCTAGCCCTGTACTGACCGCAGAGATGGAGAAACTGCGAGAACAGCAGATCCGCCTTCAGGAGTTGGCCGCTTCTTTGGTGAAACCCATAAAAGATGATGTTGAGGAATCAGATAGTGAGGAAGAGGAGGCGTCCGAATTTGCACTAAAGATCCCAGCTATTCCTGAAGACACCCAACCTGAGCCCACCAAACAAGAAGAGAAACCAGAATCTGTTGTTGTCACTGAAGAAAAGCCATTACCCCCAAATCTTGAACCAAGCAAACCTGAAACAGAACCCAAACCTCCTCAAAAACCTCTTCAACCCGAAATAATAGAACAACAAACAGGAAAACAAGAGTCAACCAAACAGGAACCAAAACAAGAAGTGACAAAAGTAGAAGCGATTAAACAAGAAACTTGTGAGTCTGAACCAGCCAAAGCTGAAAAGGAAGCCAAAGCTCCTCAAGAACCTCTTCAACCAGAATTCACAGAACCacagacagaaaaacaagaGTCAACCCAAGAGGAACCAAAACAAGAAGACGTCGCAAAAGTAGAAGTTGTTAAACAAGAACCATCAGAGTCTGAACCGGCCAAACCTCAAACAGAATCTAAACCTTCTCCTCGAGAACCTCTTCAAGCAGAATTCACAGAACCacagacagaaaaacaagaGTCAACCCAAGAGGAACCAAAACAAGAAGACGTCGCAAAAGTAGAAGTTGTTAAACAAGAACCATCAGAGTCTGAACCGGCCAAACCTCAAACAGAATCTAAACCTTCTCCTCGAGAACCTCTTCAAGCAGAAATCACAGAACCacagacagaaaaacaagaGTCAACCCAAGAGGAACCAAAACAAGAAGACGTCGCAAAAGTAGAAGTTGTTAAACAAGAACCATCAGAGTCTGAACCGGCCAAACCTCAAACAGAATCTAAACCTTCTCCTCGAGAACCTCTTCAAGCAGAAATCACAGAACCACAGCCAGAAAAACAAGAGTCAGCCAAagaggaaacaaaacaagaagacTTGACAAAAGTAGAAGCAACCAAACAAGATACATCCGAATTACAACCTACTGAGCTTGTTGTAAAAAAAGAGGGAATACGTGAGGAAAAAAATGCTGAAGATGTTAAATCTGAGTTCCCTGAAACAGAGGCAAATGAGGAGAATGTCCAGAAAGAACACGTTGCATCAGACGGAGCCAAGGCACAGGCAGCAAAACCTAAAGCCCCAAAATCCCAAGAAGCCAAATCAAAAACCAGCAAACCCCAGCCTAAAAAACAAGGTTCTTCCAAGAAGAAAGGTTCGGCTAAGGGTGGGAATAAAAGCTAA
- the txlnba gene encoding beta-taxilin isoform X1 — translation MMEGTDQTTNEQVNGTEEMPADPMEDFSRQLEDIINTYGSASSLMQEQISILESEERREEAKADETTTPKEPGGAGPEEQKDDSKLIKGLGKEATSLLQSLNKLSSPEEKVEMVLKKYTELVEKHRREKQQLEKRQGLLVKQRDQIQFEHSRAILARTKLEMLCRELHKHNKTVKEESLQRLREDEMKRREITAHFQSTLVDIQAQIEQHSSRNNKLCHENSELGSKLKTLVEQYERREKSLEKIFNHRDLQQKVSDAKLEEAKMLLKEAEEKHKREKEYLLTQAAEWKLQAKELKEQHTVMQAQIVLYSQKFEEFQGTLSKSNEIYCTFKQEMEKMTKKMKKLEKESNIWKTRFESCNKALVEMIDERSEKAKEFEFFTVKIDRLETLCRALQDERKILYTKIKEIRLPDKAALSPLEDMPQVDELAPQLTPSPVLTAEMEKLREQQIRLQELAASLVKPIKDDVEESDSEEEEASEFALKIPAIPEDTQPEPTKQEEKPESVVVTEEKPLPPNLEPSKPETEPKPPQKPLQPEIIEQQTGKQESTKQEPKQEVTKVEAIKQETCESEPAKAEKEAKAPQEPLQPEFTEPQTEKQESTQEEPKQEDVAKVEVVKQEPSESEPAKPQTESKPSPREPLQAEFTEPQTEKQESTQEEPKQEDVAKVEVVKQEPSESEPAKPQTESKPSPREPLQAEITEPQTEKQESTQEEPKQEDVAKVEVVKQEPSESEPAKPQTESKPSPREPLQAEITEPQPEKQESAKEETKQEDLTKVEATKQDTSELQPTELVVKKEGIREEKNAEDVKSEFPETEANEENVQKEHVASDGAKAQAAKPKAPKSQEAKSKTSKPQPKKQGSSKKKGSAKGGNKS, via the exons ATGATGGAGGGCACTGACCAGACCACCAATGAACAAGTCAATGGCACAGAGGAGATGCCAGCGGACCCCATGGAGGACTTCAgcaggcagctagaggatattaTCAACACATATGGCTCGGCATCAAGCCTGATGCAAGAGCAGATCTCCATCCTGGAAAGTGAGGAAAGGAGAGAGGAAGCGAAGGCAGATGAAACAACCACCCCCAAAGAGCCAGGTGGAGCCGGTCCAGAGGAGCAAAAAGATGATTCAAAACTGATCAAGGGCCTTG GTAAAGAGGCCACGTCTTTATTGCAAAGCCTGAACAAGCTCAGCTCACCAGAAGAGAAAGTGGAAATGGTGTTGAAGAAATACACCGAGCTG GTGGAGAAACACAGGAGAGAGAAGCAGCAGCTGGAGAAGAGACAGGGTCTTTTGGTCAAGCAGAGAGACCAGATCCAATTCGAGCACAGTCGTGCCATCCTGGCCCGAACCAAGCTGGAGATGCTCTGTAGAGAACTtcataaacataacaaaacagtgAAG GAGGAGAGTCTGCAAAGGCTGCGGGAGGATGAGATGAAGCGGAGGGAGATCACTGCTCATTTCCAGAGCACACTAGTGGACATTCAGGCTCAGATCGAGCAGCACAGCAGCCGTAACAACAAGCTGTGTCATGAGAACAGCGAGCTGGGCAGCAAACTCAAGACCCTTGTAGAACAGTATGAGAGAAGAGAAAAG AGTTTAGAGAAGATCTTCAACCACAGAGATCTACAGCAGAAAGTGTCTGATGCCAAGCTGGAAGAAGCAAAAATGCTGCTTAAGGAAGCAGAAGAGAAGCACAAGAGAGAGAAGGAATAT TTACTCACTCAGGCTGCAGAATGGAAACTTCAGGCTAAAGAGCTGAAAGAACAGCACACTGTCATGCAGGCTCAG ATTGTGTTGTACTCCCAAAAGTTTGAGGAGTTTCAGGGGACACTGTCGAAGAGCAATGAGATTTACTGTACTTTCAAACAGGAAATGGAAAAG ATGACAAAGAAGATGAAGAAACTGGAGAAGGAGTCAAATATATGGAAGACACGGTTTGAAAGCTGCAACAAAGCTCTTGTTGAAATGATAGATGAG AGATCAGAAAAGGCTAAAGAGTTTGAATTCTTCACTGTGAAGATCGACCGCCTGGAGACTTTGTGCCGAGCCCTGCAGGATGAGAGAAAAATCCTGTACACTAAGATTAAAGAGATCCGTCTCCCAGACAAAGCAGCCTTATCACCGCTGGAGGACATGCCACAGGTGGATGAGCTCGCTCCACAGCTCACTCCTAGCCCTGTACTGACCGCAGAGATGGAGAAACTGCGAGAACAGCAGATCCGCCTTCAGGAGTTGGCCGCTTCTTTGGTGAAACCCATAAAAGATGATGTTGAGGAATCAGATAGTGAGGAAGAGGAGGCGTCCGAATTTGCACTAAAGATCCCAGCTATTCCTGAAGACACCCAACCTGAGCCCACCAAACAAGAAGAGAAACCAGAATCTGTTGTTGTCACTGAAGAAAAGCCATTACCCCCAAATCTTGAACCAAGCAAACCTGAAACAGAACCCAAACCTCCTCAAAAACCTCTTCAACCCGAAATAATAGAACAACAAACAGGAAAACAAGAGTCAACCAAACAGGAACCAAAACAAGAAGTGACAAAAGTAGAAGCGATTAAACAAGAAACTTGTGAGTCTGAACCAGCCAAAGCTGAAAAGGAAGCCAAAGCTCCTCAAGAACCTCTTCAACCAGAATTCACAGAACCacagacagaaaaacaagaGTCAACCCAAGAGGAACCAAAACAAGAAGACGTCGCAAAAGTAGAAGTTGTTAAACAAGAACCATCAGAGTCTGAACCGGCCAAACCTCAAACAGAATCTAAACCTTCTCCTCGAGAACCTCTTCAAGCAGAATTCACAGAACCacagacagaaaaacaagaGTCAACCCAAGAGGAACCAAAACAAGAAGACGTCGCAAAAGTAGAAGTTGTTAAACAAGAACCATCAGAGTCTGAACCGGCCAAACCTCAAACAGAATCTAAACCTTCTCCTCGAGAACCTCTTCAAGCAGAAATCACAGAACCacagacagaaaaacaagaGTCAACCCAAGAGGAACCAAAACAAGAAGACGTCGCAAAAGTAGAAGTTGTTAAACAAGAACCATCAGAGTCTGAACCGGCCAAACCTCAAACAGAATCTAAACCTTCTCCTCGAGAACCTCTTCAAGCAGAAATCACAGAACCACAGCCAGAAAAACAAGAGTCAGCCAAagaggaaacaaaacaagaagacTTGACAAAAGTAGAAGCAACCAAACAAGATACATCCGAATTACAACCTACTGAGCTTGTTGTAAAAAAAGAGGGAATACGTGAGGAAAAAAATGCTGAAGATGTTAAATCTGAGTTCCCTGAAACAGAGGCAAATGAGGAGAATGTCCAGAAAGAACACGTTGCATCAGACGGAGCCAAGGCACAGGCAGCAAAACCTAAAGCCCCAAAATCCCAAGAAGCCAAATCAAAAACCAGCAAACCCCAGCCTAAAAAACAAGGTTCTTCCAAGAAGAAAGGTTCGGCTAAGGGTGGGAATAAAAGCTAA
- the heca gene encoding headcase protein homolog yields MPNQKSNKGKRNKRTNSSGDEQENGAAAAAAAAAVAAVVVTSGTAAVLTGATAGPPSDNRSEAPCATPLLCSLGRPIDLEKDDYQRVVCNSELCPYGNWMHLQCFYEWESSILVQFNCIGRARSWNEKQCRQNMWTKKGYDLAFRFCSCRCGQGHLKKDTDWYQVKRMQDERKKKMPEKGSGKLSLGATGGACGGAVGGTEAPDEPKKGKSPGNHKLAHRGSSQELSRRQSADWQLAQEKGHGLPPNMGSGVSHGLRSPCESPAQSPPSGFSFSPQSLGGPRSSRHLGEFLKNAVHMEGHRKHLLPGGVVARGAHLEQGAAGVCLPRLSPGDNPVQFLRRLDLSELLTHIPRHKLNTYHVRMEDDAQAGQGEDLRKFILSALSASHRNVVNCALCHHTLPIFEQFPLVDGTLFLSPSRHDEIEYDVPCHLQGRLMHLYAICVDCLEGVHKIVCIKCKSRWDGSWHQLGTMYTYDILAASPCCQARLNCKHCGKPVIDVRIGMQYFSEYSNVQQCPHCGNLDYHFVKPFSSFKVLEAY; encoded by the exons ATGCCCAACCAGAAGAGCAACAAGGGGAAGAGAAATAAACGCACGAACAGTAGCGGAGATGAACAAGAAAATGGAGCCGCCGCGGCCGCGGCCGCCGCCGCCGTCGCCGCCGTCGTCGTCACGAGTGGAACTGCTGCGGTGTTGACCGGGGCCACGGCGGGTCCGCCGAGCGACAACAGAAGCG AGGCCCCATGTGCCACCCCTTTATTGTGCAGTCTGGGTCGTCCCATTGACCTTGAGAAGGACGACTACCAGCGGGTCGTGTGCAATAGTGAACTCTGCCCCTACGGCAACTGGATGCACCTGCAGTGTTTCTACGAGTGGGAGAGCAGCATCCTAGTGCAGTTTAACTGCATCGGCCGGGCACGCAGCTGGAACGAGAAGCAATGCCGACAGAACATGTGGACCAAAAAAGGCTACGATCTGGCATTCCGCTTCTGCTCCTGCCGCTGCGGCCAAGGTCACCTGAAAAAAGACACGGACTGGTACCAGGTGAAGCGCATGCAGGACGAGCGCAAGAAAAAGATGCCGGAGAAAGGGAGCGGGAAGCTCAGTCTCGGTGCCACTGGGGGTGCTTGTGGGGGGGCCGTGGGTGGGACCGAAGCACCCGATGAGCCCAAGAAAGGGAAATCACCGGGAAACCATAAACTGGCTCACCGTGGCTCCAGTCAGGAGCTTTCTCGCAGACAATCGGCAGATTGGCAGCTAGCTCAGGAGAAAGGCCATGGGCTTCCTCCCAACATGGGTAGCGGGGTTTCCCACGGTCTCCGCTCCCCTTGCGAATCCCCTGCTCAGTCACCTCCATCCGGATTCTCCTTTTCACCCCAGTCTCTCGGCGGTCCGCGCAGCTCGAGACATCTTGGAGAGTTTCTGAAGAATGCCGTTCACATGGAGGGCCACAGAAAGCACCTGCTGCCCGGAGGTGTGGTGGCACGCGGGGCTCATCTGGAGCAAGGAGCTGCTGGCGTGTGCCTGCCTCGGCTCTCTCCAGGAGACAACCCTGTGCAGTTCCTGCGGAGGCTGGATCTCTCCGAGCTGCTCACGCACATTCCTCGCCATAAGCTTAACACCTACCACGTGCGGATGGAGGACGATGCCCAAGCCGGGCAGGGAGAGGATCTCAGGAAGTTCATTCTGTCTGCTCTCAGCGCGAGTCACAGGAATGTTGTGAACTGTGCCCTTTGCCATCACACTCTGCCCATCTTTGAGCAGTTTCCTTTGGTGGATGGAACGTTATTCCTGAGCCCGTCACGCCATGATGAGATTGAGTATGACGTGCCATGCCATTTACAAG GGAGGCTGATGCACCTTTATGCCATCTGTGTGGACTGCCTTGAAGGAGTGCACAAAATTGTGTGTATCAAGTGCAAGTCCAGGTGGGATGGAAGCTGGCACCAGCTGGGCACGATGTACACATACGACATACTGGCCGCGTCCCCGTGCTGCCAG GCCCGGCTAAACTGCAAGCATTGTGGGAAACCGGTCATAGATGTACGCATAGGCATGCAGTATTTCTCTGAGTACAGCAATGTGCAGCAGTGTCCACACTGTGGCAATCTGGACTATCACTTTGTAAAGCCATTCTCCTCCTTTAAAGTCCTCGAAGCTTATTGA